One region of Triticum aestivum cultivar Chinese Spring chromosome 6B, IWGSC CS RefSeq v2.1, whole genome shotgun sequence genomic DNA includes:
- the LOC123136047 gene encoding cell division cycle 20.5, cofactor of APC complex has translation MMLTDMSSPERSSGRCSPPWPPLQEAGSSPYMPSLCSPSGSPAVKRYGDRFIPNRSAMDMDMAHYLLTEPRKDKENAAMASPAKEAYRRLLPEKLLNNRTRILAFQNRLPEPANSFLAELHADVASIQDKPVKPRRYIPQTYNGHEREVCGLKWSESGQKLASGGNDNLLHIWDVSMASSAQSTGRTQWLHRLDDHLAAVKALAWCPFQSNLLASGAGVNDRCIKFWNTQTGACLNSVDTGSQVCALLWNKNDRELLSSHGFMQYQLTLWKYPSMVKMAELNGHTYPVLYMAQSPDGCTVASAATDEELRIWNVFGTSDAPKATVYRGTINSYNHIR, from the exons ATGATGCTGACCGACATGTCGTCACCAGAGAGGAGCAGCGGGCGATGTTCACCACCGTGGCCGCCGCTCCAGGAg gccgGCTCGAGCCCCTACATGCCGTCGCTCTGCTCGCCGTCCGGCAGCCCTGCCGTCAAGCGCTAT GGCGACAGGTTCATCCCCAACAGGTCCGCGATGGACATGGACATGGCGCACTACCTTCTGACGGAGccgaggaaggacaaggagaacgcGGCGATGGCGTCGCCGGCCAAGGAGGCGTATCGGAGACTGCTACCCGAGAAGCTGCTCAACAACCGCACCAGGATCCTCGCATTCCAGAACAGGCTGCCCGAGCCTGCGAACAGCTTCCTCGCAGAGCTGCATGCTGATGTGGCTTCCATCCAGGACAAACCGGTGAAGCCGCGTCGATACATCCCTCAG ACTTACAATGGGCACGAGCGGGAGGTGTGTGGACTTAAGTGGTCAGAATCAGGCCAGaagctggccagcggtgggaatgaCAACCTCCTCCACATATGGGATGTGTCTATGGCATCATCTGCACAGTCTACAGGTCGCACCCAATGGTTACACAGGCTTGACGACCACTTGGCTGCTGTGAAGGCGCTTGCATGGTGCCCATTCCAGAGCAACCTGCTGGCATCCGGCGCTGGCGTAAATGACCGATGCATCAAGTTTTGGAACACACAAACTGGCGCATGCCTTAACTCTGTCGACACTGGGTCACAAGTGTGTGCACTGCTCTGGAACAAGAATGACAGAGAGCTGTTGAGCTCGCATGGATTCATGCAGTATCAGCTCACCCTATGGAAGTATCCGTCGATGGTTAAGATGGCTGAACTCAATGGCCATACTTACCCTGTCCTCTACATGGCCCAG AGCCCTGATGGTTGCACAGTGGCATCTGCTGCGACAGATGAGGAACTGCGGATCTGGAACGTTTTCGGGACTTCTGATGCTCCAAAGGCTACAGTCTACAGGGGAACAATTAATAGTTACAATCACATCCGCTAG
- the LOC123136046 gene encoding disease resistance protein RGA5 isoform X2 produces MLKCLLAEFMTQFLIIVSKSIEENFVTFVGVPSLTIGTQSKVRRLSMQVEGEGNSIVPLSLTLYHVRSLNVFGVAVEIPSMMEFRHLRIMDFGGCHQLENHHLANVGRLFQLRYLNIRRTKVSELPEEIGCLRCLEMLDIRSTKVKDLPACIVNLQKLAHLLVNQGVRFPVGITKMQALETLKWCAWQSYIFWQELGQLKNLRKLDLNHDGAQEHKEVIASSLHNLCTQNLCSLTIWNDNDSILLNTLCTSPSLNIQKLSTRSCVLPKVPDWVGYLVNLQKLRLQVKRIRHEDLCILGALPSLLILCLENKENGENESLDRRLAVSREAGFRCLRVFTYFVEGDRMDLIFASRCMPKLEKLKTVFLGSFTDESHRSAGALYFGIENLPGLRTYKFAIRCFGTKRSNADAVKASVERLVSTHPNNRLNLIFEHGPVQS; encoded by the coding sequence ATGCTAAAGTGCTTACTTGCCGAGTTCATGACACAATTCTTGATCATAGTATCCAAGTCCATTGAAGAGAACTTTGTTACTTTCGTTGGTGTCCCCAGCTTAACTATTGGGACACAAAGCAAAGTACGTCGGCTCTCAATGCAAGTTGAAGGGGAAGGAAACTCTATCGTGCCGCTGAGCCTTACATTATATCATGTCCGATCACTCAATGTGTTTGGGGTTGCAGTGGAAATCCCTTCAATGATGGAGTTCAGACATTTGCGTATTATGGACTTTGGTGGATGCCACCAATTGGAAAACCACCATCTTGCAAATGTAGGGAGGCTGTTTCAGCTAAGGTACCTCAACATTAGAAGGACAAAGGTAAGCGAGCTCCCAGAAGAAATCGGATGTCTACGGTGCCTAGAGATGTTGGACATAAGGTCCACCAAGGTAAAAGATTTACCAGCATGTATTGTCAATCTTCAAAAATTAGCACATTTACTTGTTAACCAAGGTGTTAGATTTCCGGTTGGAATTACAAAGATGCAAGCACTCGAGACGTTGAAATGGTGTGCCTGGCAGTCATATATCTTCTGGCAAGAGCTTGGACAGCTTAAGAATCTAAGAAAGCTGGACCTTAATCATGATGGTGcgcaagaacacaaagaagttaTTGCTTCTTCTCTCCATAATCTATGCACACAGAATCTTTGTTCTCTAACTATTTGGAATGATAATGACAGCATCTTACTGAATACATTGTGCACTTCTCCGTCGCTTAACATCCAGAAACTTTCTACCCGGTCTTGTGTCCTTCCAAAGGTTCCGGATTGGGTAGGATATCTTGTCAACCTGCAGAAGTTACGGTTGCAAGTGAAGAGAATCCGGCATGAAGATCTCTGCATTCTTGGAGCATTACCCAGTCTGCTCATTTTGTGTCTCGAAAACAAGGAGAATGGGGAGAATGAATCTTTAGATAGAAGGCTGGCAGTCAGTCGTGAAGCTGGATTCCGATGCCTGAGAGTGTTTACTTATTTCGTGGAGGGAGACAGGATGGATCTCATCTTTGCATCAAGATGTATGCCCAAGTTAGAAAAACTGAAGACTGTCTTTCTCGGCAGTTTTACAGATGAGTCTCACAGGAGTGCTGGTGCTTTGTATTTCGGGATTGAAAACCTCCCTGGCCTCCGTACTTACAAATTTGCCATACGTTGCTTTGGTACGAAAAGGAGCAATGCTGACGCTGTAAAGGCTTCCGTGGAGAGATTAGTCAGCACGCATCCCAACAACCGCCTTAATCTGATCTTTGAGCATGGCCCTGTTCAGTCATGA
- the LOC123136046 gene encoding disease resistance protein RGA5 isoform X1: protein MTMEGIPVSAAMGALNSVLEKLATLVVDEYKLCKVMGSEIKLLTDELTFMHAFLLKMTEVEDPDVQDMVWMTAVRELSYDIEDSIDDFMQDEDAKPDGFIKKMMHMMGMWGKRKRHHQMFLDLKKRAIEVGERSERYKTRQVFSNTKNGTVDPRALAIFEHASKLVGIDEPKAELIKLLTEENGCASTQVQPKMVSIVGSGGLGKTTLANLVYQELKEKFKCKAFVSVSRNPDMTNILRTILSEVSCQGYAHTEAGSIQQLISKISDYLVDKRYFLVIDDIWDTKTWDVIKHVFPMTNCDPSLDPAQAGATCTRLPFIIITTTRMGDVACSCCLSIGGHIYNMSPLSMVHSRQLFHKRLFDSKEDLPSHLEKISEEILKKCDGLPLAIIAISSLLANKERSEQLWNQVKDSIGRALERNPSIEGMIKILSLSYFDLPSHLKTCLLYLSIFPEDSIIQKKVLIWRWIAE from the exons atGACCATGGAAGGTATTCCAGTGAGTGCAGCGATGGGGGCCCTGAACTCCGTCCTGGAGAAGCTGGCCACTCTAGTGGTCGATGAGTACAAGCTTTGCAAGGTGATGGGCAGTGAGATCAAATTGCTCACAGATGAACTCACGTTCATGCATGCGTTTCTCCTGAAAATGACGGAGGTTGAGGATCCTGATGTGCAAGATATGGTTTGGATGACGGCGGTGCGTGAGCTGTCCTATGATATAGAGGACTCCATCGACGACTTCATGCAAGACGAAGACGCTAAGCCAGATGGCTTCATTAAGAAAATGATGCACATGATGGGGATGTGGGGAAAGAGGAAGCGTCACCATCAGATGTTCCTAGACTTGAAGAAACGAGCCATTGAGGTGGGCGAGAGGAGTGAAAGGTACAAGACTCGTCAGGTCTTCTCGAACACCAAAAATGGAACTGTTGACCCTAGAGCTCTTGCTATCTTTGAGCACGCATCAAAGCTTGTTGGAATTGATGAACCCAAGGCCGAACTAATCAAACTATTGACCGAAGAGAATGGATGTGCGTCAACACAAGTGCAACCGAAAATGGTGTCCATTGTTGGGTCCGGAGGATTGGGCAAGACAACTCTTGCAAACCTAGTGTATCAAGAGCTTAAAGAGAAATTCAAGTGTAAGGCTTTCGTATCAGTGTCACGAAACCCAGACATGACAAATATATTGAGAACCATTCTCAGTGAAGTAAGCTGCCAAGGTTATGCTCATACAGAAGCAGGAAGCATAcaacaattgataagcaagattAGTGATTATCTAGTGGACAAAAG GTATTTTCTAGTGATTGACGATATATGGGACACTAAAACATGGGATGTTATTAAGCACGTGTTCCCCATGACAAATTgtgacccttccctggaccctgcgcaagcgggagctacatgcaccaggttgccctttataATAATCACCACTACTCGTATGGGTGATGTCGCTTGTTCATGTTGTTTATCAATTGGTGGCCATATCTATAATATGAGTCCGCTTAGTATGGTGCACTCAAGGCAACTATTTCACAAAAGATTATTTGACTCCAAAGAAGACCTCCCTTCCCACCTTGAGAAAATTTCTGAAGAAATTCTGAAAAAATGTGATGGTTTACCTTTGGCAATCATTGCTATATCTAGTTTGTTGGCTAATAAAGAGAGATCAGAGCAACTATGGAACCAAGTGAAAGATTCAATTGGCCGCGCACTTGAAAGGAATCCTAGCATTGAAGGAATGATAAAGATACTGTCACTTAGTTACTTTGATCTTCCTTCTCATCTGAAAACCTGTCTCCTGTATCTCAGTATATTTCCAGAGGATTCTATTATTCAGAAGAAAGTCTTAATATGGAGATGGATTGCCGAATGA